A window of Actinomadura viridis genomic DNA:
GCCCGCCGGCCGGGCGGCGGCGGGGCGGCCTGATCGTCGCCGGGCGGTCACCCTGTTCAGCGCGCTGCCGGTGGCCCATCCTCGCGGGGTGCATATCCGGCTCATTCGGGAAGCAGAGCGAAAAGGTCTTTGCCTGATGTTGAAAATGCGCTAAAGTGATCACTGGTGTGCCGGGAAGACTGGTCGGCGAGACAGGACGAGTCTTGCCCACTGGAGGTTCGATGATTCCCCGGCGCCACACCCTCTCTGAGTACGGTCCGGTGGCGGCGGTCGAGGTCATCGCCGTACGGATCGGCCTTCGCGCCATCTCCAGGGTCGCCGAGTTCCCAGATAGCGAGACCGCCCTGCGCGGTCGCGTGCGCCGTCGCTGAGGCGCGCTTTTCTTTCTCCTTTCCCCGCGAGGTCTTCGCCTGCAGGCGGAGATCTGTTCTGGCCTGACCTCGATAAGAAGGCTTGCTTTCGCATGGGTGACTTCCTGCACTTCGCACTGGGTTTTCCGACGGCACTTTTCAGTTTCTCCTTGCTGGTGGTCGGCGGGTACTGGGGACTCGTCCTGGCCGGCGGGCTGGGAGCCGGTGCCTTCGACGGCGACGCCGATACAGGGGCCGGCGTCGCCGACGAGGGCGGCGGGTACGGGGGGCTGCTGGCGGCGGCCGGGCTCGGCGGCGTCCCGGCTCCGGTGGTGCTGTCCCTGCTGGTGGCCATCGCGTGGTTCGGCAGCCTCACCGGCTCGGTCCTGATCGACGCGTTCCCCGGGCCGGTCGGGCGGACGGTCCTCGGGACCGCCGTGCTGTTCGGTGCGCTGGGAGCCGCCTGGACGTGCACCCGGATGCTGGTGCCGCCGCTCCGGCGGGTGTTCCGGGACGCCCCGGCGCCCTCCCGCCGCGACTTCGTGGGCCGGGTCTGCGTCATCCGCACCGGGCGGGTGGGGACCGGCTTCGGCCAGGCGGAGGTCACGTCCGAGGACGGGTCGGCGGCGCTGGTGCAGGTGCGGGTGCCGGGCTCGGACCTCGCCGCGGGCGGCCTGGCCTTCGGCGACACGGCGCTTATCTTCGACTACGACCCGGCGGACGAGGTCTTCCTGGTCATGCCGTACGACGCGCCGCCCGATCCCGGCGCCTCCTGACCTCTTCCCTCCCCGCGTTCTCCTTCTCATCCCTCCAACGGACAGGGACTCTCGATGGATGCCATCACGATAGGGGCCGGCGTGGTCCTCGCCCTCGCCCTGCTCATCGTCCTCTGCCTGGTCCTGATGGTCACGCGGCTGTTCCGCAAGGTGGAGCAGGGCCGCGCGCTGATCGTCTCCAAGCTGCGAAAGGTCGACGTGACCTTCACGGGCGCGATCGTCCTGCCGGTGCTGCACAAGGCCGAGACGATGGACATCTCGGTGAAGACGATCGAGATCGAACGGTCCGGGCGCGACGGGCTGATCTGCCGGGACAACATCAGGGCCGACATCCGGATCACCTTCTTCGTCCGGGTCAACAAGACGGCCGAAGACGTGATCAAGGTGGCGCAGGCGATCGGCGCCGAGCGGGCCAGCAGCCAGGAGACGCTGCAGGAGCTGTTCTCGGCCAAGTTCTCCGAGGCGCTCAAGACCGTCGGCAAGCATCTGGACTTCGCCGACCTCTACACGCGGCGCAACGAGTTCCGCGACCACATCATCCAGGTGATCGGCACCGATCTGAACGGCTACAGCCTGGAGGACGCGGCGATCGACTACCTGGAGCAGACCTCGCTGCTGTCCCTGGACAAGAGCAACATCCTCGACGCGCAGGGCATCCGGAAGATCACCGAGCTGACCGCGATCGAGCACGTGCGCACCAACGAGCACGCCCGCAACGAGGAGAAGGAGATCACCCGGCAGAACGTGGAGGCGCGCGAGGCCATCCTGGAGCTGGAGCGGCGGCAGGCCGACGCCGAGCTCAAGCAGCAGCGCGAGATCGAGACCGTCCGCGCCCGCGAGCAGGCCGAGATCGAACGGGTCCAGGCCGAGGAGCGGCTGCGGGCGCAGTCCGCGCACCTGCGGACCGACGAGCAGCTCGGGGTGCAGACCGAGAACCGCAACCGGGAGGTCGCGGTCGCGGAGAAGAACCGCGAACGGGTCATCGCGATCGAGAGCGAGCGGATCGAGAAGGACCGGCAGCTGGAGGTCATCGCCCGCGAGCGGGAGACCGAGCTGATGCGGATCGCGGCCGACAAGGAGGTCGAGGCCGAGAAGCGGGAGATCGCCGGCGTCGTCCGGGAGCGGATCGCGGTCGAGCGCACCGTCGCCGAGCAGGAGGAGGGCATCAAGAGCCTGCGGGCGGTCGAGGAGGCCGAGCGCACCCGGCAGGCCGTGGTCATCCAGGCCGAGGCGGAGGCGCAGGAGAACCTGGTCAAGGGCATCAAGGCGGCCGAGGCCGCCGAGCAGGCGGCGGCGCACCGGGCCCGCGAGGAGCTGATCCTGGCGGAGGCCCGGCAGCAGGCCGCCGAGATGGACGCCGGCGCGAAGATGAGGCTGGCGGAGGGGACGCGGGCGGAGTCCGCCGCGGCGGGGCTGGCCGAGGTCCAGGTACGCGAGCGGAACGCCGAGGCCATCGAGAAGGTCGGCCGGGCGGAGGCCGCGGTCGCGCAGGAGAAGGCCCTGGCGGAGGCGGCGGCGATCCGCGAGAAGCTCAAGGCCGAGGCCGAGGGGCTGACCGAGAAGGCCGGTGCGATGGCGGCGCTGGACGACGCCACCCGCCAGCACGAGGAGTACCGGCTGCGGCTGGAGGCCGAGAAGGACGTCCGGATGGCCGGGATGGAGGTGCAGCGGCAGGTCGCCGAGGCCCAGGCCACCGTCCTGGCCGCGGGGCTGGAGAACGCCGACATCGACATCGTCGGCGGCGACAGCGTCTTCCTGGACCGGCTCGTCGGCTCGATCTCGCTCGGCAAGGGCGTGGACGGCTTCGTCGGGAGCTCCGACGTCGCCCGGGGCCTCGCGGGGCCGTGGCTGGACGGGACGGGCGCCTTCACCGAGGACGTCTCCCGGCTGCTGGGCTCGCTCGGCCCGGCCGGCGTGCGGGACCTGACCCTGTCGGCGCTGCTGACGCGAATGATCAAGGACGGGGGGCCGGAGTCCGGCGGGATGCGGGAGCTGCTGGAGACCGCGCGGCGGCTCGGCGTCTCCGACACGCCCCTCGGCGGGGCGGCCCCGCCGGCGGCGAACGCGGCCAAGGCGGTCAACTCGGTCAAGCACTGATCCGCGCCGGCCGAGCGGTGCCCGGTGGTCTCGCGCGGTGCGAGGCCACCGGCTCCGCCGCCGGCGGGTGCGGAACGACGGGTGGGAACGACGGGAGGGGGACGGGTGAGCGAGGTCATGGCCCAGGACACGGGCATTCGCGAGGAGGCGGCGCCGGACGCCGGGATCGACGAGGGCACCTACGAGGTCCTGCGCCGCCGCCTGGCCGGTCACGCGGCCGAGCTGGCGGAACGCGCCGGGGCCCTGGACGCGCGGCGCCTGGAGGTCTTCGGTGGCACCGAGCTGCGCCTGCTCGGCACCGAACGGATCCGGACCGCGGATGCCTGCGTGCCCGGCGACATCCTGCCGGTCGGCGGGTACCTGCTCTTCGGCCACAACCCGGTGACCGGCGCCAAGCCCGAGACGGGGATCGAGGACGTCCTCTCCCTGCACCGCCTCACCCGCGGTGACGGGGACGGGATCGCCCTGGAGCCGTCCGGTGCCGGCGCGGTCCCCGGCCTCCTGGACGACCCGCGGTTCGGACGCGATTTCACCGAGCTGTACCGGTACTACCGGCAGGCCCGGATCCTGAGGCTGCGGCGGGCGGAGGGCGGACCGCTGGCGGTGTTCCAGACCGGCCCGCGCTTGGAGGACGTCCGGGTGCTCCGCTGGTCGGAGGACGCCGCGGGCGCGGTCGGTTACCTCGACAACCGGGGCGAACGCGACCACGTCGTCCCGCCCGCCCACGACTTCGCCTGGACGGAGGCGACCCGCGAGGATCACGTGCCCGGCCGGCACCCGCACATCTCCGTCCAGGACGAGGTGTACGTCGACACCCTGGGCGGGACCCTCACCGTCAAGGCCGAGAACGACACCGGGACGGGCACGGGGATCCACTCCGAGCCGGTGGACGAGCCGCTGCAGAGCCTCGCCGACGCCGACGTCCACCATGCCCGGGTCGGCGCGCTGATCCTGTTGCGCGTCCGCCCGTACAAGGAGACCGCCTGGCGGTACCTGGTCTTCAACGTCCGCACCGGGACGGTCACGCGGATCGACCGGATCGGGCAGGCGTGCCGGCGGCTGCCGGGCGAGGAGGGGATCGTCTTCCCCGGCGGGTACCACCTCGGCACCGGCGCGCACAAGACCTTCGACACCGAGGTTTCCGGGCTGGAGTACGAGGGCGCGGTGCGGTCACCGACCGGCGAGGACGTGCTGTACGTCTTCCGCTCCCGTACCGGCGGCCGGTCGCTGCTGATGCACTACAACACGATCCGCAAGCGAGTGGCCGCCCCGATCGCCTGCCACGGCCACGCGCTCTTCGACGACGGCACCCTGGTGGTGCTGCGGGCCCTCCCCGGCGAGCCGGCCCGCGTCCACCCCGTCCAGGTGTGGCGGACGCCGTACCTGTCCGACGCCCAGGCCGCCGCCCGTCCCGCCGGGACCGGGCCGCTGGCCCGCGTCGGTGAGCCCGAGCTGGTCGGCGCGATC
This region includes:
- a CDS encoding SPFH domain-containing protein gives rise to the protein MDAITIGAGVVLALALLIVLCLVLMVTRLFRKVEQGRALIVSKLRKVDVTFTGAIVLPVLHKAETMDISVKTIEIERSGRDGLICRDNIRADIRITFFVRVNKTAEDVIKVAQAIGAERASSQETLQELFSAKFSEALKTVGKHLDFADLYTRRNEFRDHIIQVIGTDLNGYSLEDAAIDYLEQTSLLSLDKSNILDAQGIRKITELTAIEHVRTNEHARNEEKEITRQNVEAREAILELERRQADAELKQQREIETVRAREQAEIERVQAEERLRAQSAHLRTDEQLGVQTENRNREVAVAEKNRERVIAIESERIEKDRQLEVIARERETELMRIAADKEVEAEKREIAGVVRERIAVERTVAEQEEGIKSLRAVEEAERTRQAVVIQAEAEAQENLVKGIKAAEAAEQAAAHRAREELILAEARQQAAEMDAGAKMRLAEGTRAESAAAGLAEVQVRERNAEAIEKVGRAEAAVAQEKALAEAAAIREKLKAEAEGLTEKAGAMAALDDATRQHEEYRLRLEAEKDVRMAGMEVQRQVAEAQATVLAAGLENADIDIVGGDSVFLDRLVGSISLGKGVDGFVGSSDVARGLAGPWLDGTGAFTEDVSRLLGSLGPAGVRDLTLSALLTRMIKDGGPESGGMRELLETARRLGVSDTPLGGAAPPAANAAKAVNSVKH